One Methylosarcina fibrata AML-C10 DNA segment encodes these proteins:
- a CDS encoding DUF883 C-terminal domain-containing protein, producing the protein METIDTLSNAAEEAAEKIAGATSQVAETLSEKSEEIAEAVSEKGRQLMAMEDQFLKNCRAYVQENPMAALGIALATGFVLNQILSVGEQRGHRRA; encoded by the coding sequence ATGGAAACAATAGACACTTTATCGAACGCGGCAGAGGAGGCCGCCGAAAAAATCGCCGGGGCGACCAGTCAGGTTGCGGAAACCCTGAGCGAAAAAAGTGAAGAAATAGCCGAAGCGGTCAGCGAAAAAGGCAGACAACTGATGGCGATGGAAGATCAATTTCTGAAAAATTGCCGGGCCTACGTTCAGGAAAATCCGATGGCCGCCTTAGGCATCGCTCTGGCTACGGGTTTCGTCCTGAACCAGATTCTGTCCGTCGGCGAGCAGCGCGGGCACCGGAGAGCCTAA
- a CDS encoding PRC-barrel domain-containing protein, with protein MSYIERDTYGIYKGRYDQEGEGPGPRLMGADTLLGNDVYNSKEEDLGDVKEIMLDMESGNIAYAVLSFGGILTLGEKLFAVPWNALKLDTKNKRFMLDVDKERLEMAPGFDPDRWPDMADETWAREVHSFYGTQPYSSPSGTTGTGTVGSTTGTMGGTSSTKGTTRH; from the coding sequence ATGAGTTATATAGAACGCGATACCTATGGCATCTATAAAGGCAGATACGATCAGGAAGGAGAAGGTCCCGGTCCCCGCCTGATGGGCGCCGACACGCTGCTGGGCAACGACGTCTACAACAGCAAGGAAGAAGATCTGGGCGACGTCAAGGAAATCATGCTGGACATGGAATCGGGCAACATAGCCTACGCGGTATTGTCTTTCGGCGGGATTCTGACGCTGGGCGAAAAACTGTTTGCGGTACCCTGGAATGCCTTGAAACTGGATACGAAAAACAAACGTTTCATGTTGGATGTGGATAAGGAACGCCTGGAAATGGCGCCCGGCTTCGACCCGGATCGCTGGCCGGACATGGCGGACGAAACCTGGGCGAGAGAAGTCCATTCCTTTTACGGAACCCAGCCTTACTCAAGCCCATCGGGTACGACGGGCACCGGTACCGTAGGAAGTACCACGGGAACGATGGGCGGAACGTCGAGCACGAAAGGAACCACTCGCCATTAA
- the smbP gene encoding small metal-binding protein SmbP has protein sequence MNIKSAALLSAAVFSATALASPTEENHLQEAVKQAELAAKSTDAKAIAMHAEESRAHAGTADKHLDAGLDNLDKAIEHANRNEGALAKKAAEAAVEHLRAVQ, from the coding sequence ATGAACATCAAATCGGCCGCTCTGCTGTCGGCCGCCGTTTTCAGTGCGACTGCGTTGGCCAGCCCGACGGAAGAAAATCATCTGCAGGAAGCCGTCAAACAGGCCGAGCTGGCCGCCAAGTCAACAGACGCGAAAGCCATCGCGATGCATGCCGAAGAATCCCGGGCTCATGCCGGAACGGCCGACAAACATCTCGATGCCGGACTGGACAACCTCGACAAAGCCATCGAACACGCCAACAGGAACGAGGGCGCTCTGGCCAAAAAAGCCGCCGAAGCGGCGGTGGAACATCTTCGAGCCGTTCAGTAG
- a CDS encoding phage holin family protein, with amino-acid sequence MAIRSTEESAFRISSASVRPEKHADLLEDIRLLWLDLRGLTHDHVKLATLEARRAGNSLASMVAAGVVMAVLLIGVWIGLMTAAVLALIQSNTVGPIEAVLLMAGANLVGALVLFWFIRRKSRYLLFPETVHSLRSKGES; translated from the coding sequence ATGGCCATCCGTTCGACAGAGGAAAGCGCATTCCGGATTTCCAGCGCTTCCGTCCGTCCCGAAAAACACGCCGACTTGCTGGAAGACATCCGGCTGCTGTGGCTCGACCTGCGCGGACTGACGCACGATCACGTCAAGCTGGCCACCCTGGAAGCCAGGCGGGCAGGCAACAGTCTGGCCAGCATGGTGGCCGCGGGAGTGGTCATGGCGGTGCTGCTGATCGGCGTCTGGATCGGACTGATGACTGCCGCGGTGCTGGCGTTGATTCAGAGCAATACGGTAGGCCCTATCGAAGCGGTCCTGCTCATGGCCGGCGCGAATCTGGTGGGGGCTCTGGTGTTGTTTTGGTTCATTCGGCGCAAGAGCCGGTATCTGTTATTCCCTGAAACGGTGCACAGCCTCAGGAGCAAGGGGGAATCATGA
- a CDS encoding EF-hand domain-containing protein: MKIVNRLQRKLWWPIVFGASLITLIQPAMAEERYPGETSRTMERGGPITKVPTYGQRKSKEPEGNVQENPSNTVNGVSKGTGSVAGGLERGPENTGPVAGGLERGSERSGDMEGGDPGDTGAVPSAPTFQQADKNGDHYVSRDELRDYPVLLKRFDEVDAGKDGKLEEHEYGNLVMEKSREKGR; encoded by the coding sequence ATGAAAATTGTGAATCGATTGCAAAGAAAATTGTGGTGGCCCATCGTATTCGGCGCCAGTCTGATCACTTTGATTCAGCCGGCCATGGCTGAAGAAAGATACCCCGGAGAAACGAGTCGCACCATGGAAAGAGGCGGGCCGATCACCAAGGTTCCTACCTATGGCCAGCGTAAAAGTAAAGAGCCGGAAGGTAACGTTCAGGAAAACCCTAGTAATACGGTGAACGGCGTTTCTAAGGGTACTGGCTCGGTCGCCGGCGGTCTGGAACGAGGTCCGGAAAATACCGGCCCGGTTGCCGGCGGTTTGGAGCGCGGTTCGGAACGTAGCGGCGATATGGAGGGAGGCGATCCCGGCGATACCGGAGCGGTACCTTCGGCGCCTACTTTTCAGCAAGCGGACAAGAATGGCGATCACTATGTCAGCCGGGACGAATTGCGGGACTATCCTGTTCTGCTCAAACGCTTCGACGAAGTGGATGCCGGCAAGGACGGCAAACTGGAAGAGCACGAATACGGAAATCTGGTGATGGAAAAAAGCCGCGAAAAAGGCCGGTAG